In the genome of Quercus robur chromosome 3, dhQueRobu3.1, whole genome shotgun sequence, one region contains:
- the LOC126717858 gene encoding uncharacterized protein LOC126717858 isoform X2, with translation MTMKEKGESSKKMRAVPNDHDFTEKVLSWSLKQIENQDLFKDQVKNIPQSFKSVRQYFGSYVYPLLEETRAQLYSSMEIISTAPFAEVIEFYESEPCGENLYEVQVDYWCKRCSDRSKEPYKTLPGDILILADAKPERISDLERIGRSWAFVMVTKIPENDIDDIDDNDDIREDNDTSTSFQVKALKDTDVDVRKKSFFVVFLTNTTPNKRMWNALDKHENLNIIRKVLCTSSLNEEDCELCSAQSDGSWDEKLAMSITPKLNESQIYAILACLRKMHCNHKLSVELIWGPPGTGKTKTTGTLLFTLLRMGYRTLTCAPTTVAIKEVASHVLKLVESVKTNIGMDALFCSLGDILLFGNKKRLKVGSDMKIIHLDYRVKKLRQCLGPLKGWSHCFTSMIALLEDCVSQFHIFLDNELIKEREQNSEEEIKEIESKYETDGGEGKCKSFLDFLRKRFVDTSSPLKNCLLDCCTHLPKKCILEHNFQNIFSLIDLLKSFETLLFKDDVESEALEELFSYSEVGQDIPFPLYVRRKECLSLLKELQGSFNELDLPSSMNKWSIMDFCFKSASLIFCTASSSYMLRSVEMDPLNILIIDEPAQLKECESTIPLQLPGLRHAILVGDERQLPAMITSNISEEVGFGRSLFERLSSLGCTKHLLSIQYRMHPSISFFPNANFYDNQILDAPNVRGKSYEKQYLPGPMFGPYSFISVMDGREEKDDSERSWRNMVEVSIVMKILKNLYKAWVGTGSNRITTLV, from the exons GTAAAAAACATTCCGCAGTCCTTCAAATCAGTTCGCCAGTATTTTGGTTCATATGTTTACCCTTTATTGGAAGAAACTCGTGCACAACTCTATTCAAGTATGGAGATTATATCAACAGCACCTTTTGCTGAAGTAATTGAATTTTATGAATCTGAGCCATGCGGAGAAAATTTGTATGAAGTTCAGGTTGATTACTGGTGTAAACGATGCAGTGATCGTAGCAAGGAGCCTTACAAAACGTTGCCTggagatattttaattttagcagATGCTAAACCGGAGCGTATTTCTGATTTAGAAAGAATAGGAAGGTCTTGGGCTTTTGTAATGGTCACTAAAATCCCAGAGAATGATATTGATGatattgatgataatgatgatattCGAGAGGATAATGATACATCTACTAGCTTTCAAGTCAAGGCATTGAAAGATACTGATGTTGATGTTCGGAAGAAATCattttttgtggttttcttGACAAATACAACCCCTAACAAGAGAATGTGGAATGCACTGGACAAGCATGAAAATCTGAATATCATTAGAAAAGTCTTGTGCACTAGTTCTTTG AATGAGGAAGACTGTGAGCTCTGTTCTGCACAGAGTGATGGCAGCTGGGATGAGAAATTGGCAATGAGTATTACTCCAAAACTGAATGAATCCCAAATTTATGCTATCCTGGCTTGTCTTCGTAAGATGCATTGCAACCACAAGTTGTCTGTGGAACTTATATGGGGTCCGCCTGGTACTGGCAAAACAAAAACCACTGGCACCCTGCTTTTCACCCTTCTAAGAATGGGATATAGGACTCTTACTTGTGCCCCAACAACTGTTGCAATTAAAGAAGTGGCCTCTCATGTCCTAAAGCTGGTAGAATCCGTCAAAACCAACATTGGAATGGATGCTTTGTTTTGCTCACTTGGAGATATTCTCTTATTTGGGAATAAGAAGCGTCTCAAGGTTGGTTCGGACATGAAAATTATACATTTGGATTATCGGGTCAAAAAGCTTAGACAGTGCTTGGGGCCTCTGAAGGGTTGGAGTCATTGTTTTACTTCAATGATTGCTCTTCTTGAAGATTGTGTTTCTCAATTTCACATCTTCTTGGACAATGAActgatcaaagagagagaacaaaacagtgaagaagaaattaaagagaTAGAAAGTAAGTATGAAACTGATGGTGGCGAGGGGAAGTGCAAGTCATTTCTTGATTTTCTGAGAAAAAGATTTGTTGATACTTCATCACCACTTAAAAACTGTCTTCTAGACTGTTGTACACATTTACCCAAGAAATGCATTCTCGAGCACAatttccaaaacattttttctCTTATTGACCTACTTAAGTCTTTTGAAACCTTGTTGTTTAAAGATGATGTGGAATCTGAAGCACTGGAGGAGCTTTTTTCATATTCAGAAGTAGGTCAAGATATACCATTCCCACTGTATGTAAGGAGAAAAGAATGCCTTTCTCTTTTAAAAGAACTTCAGGGTTCATTTAATGAACTTGATCTTCCGAGCTCTATGAACAAATGGTCAATAATGGATTTTTGTTTCAAATCAGCTTCCTTAATTTTTTGCACTGCTTCAAGTTCTTATATGCTGCGCTCGGTGGAAATGGACCCACTGAACATTCTGATTATTGATGAACCTGCACAATTAAAGGAGTGTGAGTCGACCATTCCCCTGCAACTTCCGGGATTAAGGCATGCTATTCTTGTTGGTGATGAGCGCCAATTACCAGCAATGATTACAAGCAAT ATTTCTGAGGAAGTTGGTTTTGGGAGAAGTTTATTTGAGAGGTTGAGCTCATTGGGTTGCACAAAGCATCTTCTCAGTATACAGTACCGAATGCATCCATCTATTAGTTTTTTCCCAAATGCAAATTTTTATGACAACCAGATTTTAGATGCTCCAAATGTTAGAGGAAAAAGCTATGAAAAACAGTATCTTCCAGGGCCGATGTTTGGTCCCTATTCTTTCATTAGTGTAATGGATGGTAGGGAAGAGAAGGATGATTCTGAGCGTAGTTGGAGAAACATGGTTGAGGTTTCTATTGTGATGAAAATACTGAAGAATTTATACAAAG CATGGGTTGGCACTGGCTCCAACAGAATTACCACATTGGTATAA